GGAAGAAGACTATCTGGCTGTTACTTGGTTAAGAAGAAAACTACAGCCATTAGCTGGACCTGCGTAATTGTAGCCACCCTTGcaataattttcaaacattCTTGGAGTGGGCACTATTAATTCTCCTTGTAGTTGCTAATGCTGTGAAAGGAGTTTAAACCTTACTCTTTCTTAATTGAATTTCATTTCTAAACaattgttttttaattgtttgttGTAACAGAGCTGTGTgctataattttttgttgtaaaGAGGGAAATCAAGtggtttcttttccttttctggaGTGGAGCGAAGTATGAAATATTGTTTCTGCAAAATGTAATTCCTCTtcctgaatttttttattttccttgctCCATTTTCACTTTCAGCTAAAATTCTTAACAAATAAATGAGCTCAAGAGCTTTCATGGTATGTGCTTTAGGTGTTGAGTTTTAACAAATCAATGAGCTCCATTTTcactttcataaaaaaattcttaaaaaaataaatgaactCAAGAGTTTTCATAGTATATGCTTGAGCAGTTAAGTTTTAAAGAGACTGCAAGTTTTGCTAGATGAGCTCGATTCAACTAAAGAAGATTTAAGTTTCCTGCTGAACGTATCATGGAAAACTTATCGCATGTGTTGAATTTTTAGGTTCAGAGTGTTGAATTTTTAGGTTCAGAGTTTTCATACTATATGGTATATGCCAAACTTAAGCATGGCCATCATCATCCTGTCTGATATGATCTGGTTCTGTGTTACATATTGGATTTTAGATGCTGATATGTGTAAGCTACGTTAAACAGAATGGTGCATTAAACATAACTTCAACATTTTTCTGTTTAGCATAAAGATCTCCCTAGCTTCATTTGTTGCATTTGCAGATATGGAGGaatatatcttgattctgaTATCATAGTTCTGAAGCCGTTATCTTCACTTCACAATTCTGTTGGTAAAGAGGATCGACCTGCAGGAAGTTCTTTGAATGGTGCTGTAATGGCATTTAATAGGAGGAGGTATGAACATGACTTCATCTCTAATTATGGGAATCAAAGTACCATTCAGTTGAAATCACTTTGAAACGGAACAGACTTGTATATATCATCGAATTTTAATAACGaggtttgttttcattttttggttgGTTAAGTGTGCTTTTTATATGGGTGCACTGCGTAGAGTACTAGAGTTCTCACTTACTGCTGGCCCTTTACCTCATCCATCCTACTGGTTTAGGATTCATAAACAGGAGCTTTCAACGATTTCTTCTTGACATTAcaccaaaccctaaacccttaacCCTTAACCCGTGAAAATATCTATATTTATTTGTGTGTGTACCGGGCTATATGTTTGCGTGTTTTATGCGTCTCAAAAATTCACAATTGTTTTGAATTGCAAAACCTTTATTGTGTAAACTCCAAAGAAAGAGAGTCCAGGAGAATCACATGGAAAATTAGGAAATTGAGttatatttgaaattttgagtgGCACTGATGAGGAAAATTGCAAACTAGTATATTTGACttgtatgaaaattttggatttgATATTTGCTTTACTTTTCCATGCAGTCACTTCATAATGGAgtgcttgaaagagttttaTATGACATATGATGATACTCGTCTGAGATTCAATGGGGCTGATCTTTTGACAAGAGTTGCGCGAAGGTTTTTCAGTGGTCGTAATAAATCAGCTAGACAGCTGGAGCTGAAAGTGCAACCTTCTTTTGTATTTTTCCCAATCACCTCTCAGAATATCTCAAGGTAATCTTATATGAATTCTTTTCCAATGCGAGAGGAGTGTTGTGGGCTGAGTGCCAATTGATCCACCTTTGATTGCTACTAATTTCCTACGGCAGTCCTGGGACATTCATCCCGCATTGAAGAAAACCCATCTTCTGATTTTCTTACATTTATGAGTTTTATATTTGGATGCATGCTGGtgtatttattcaaatattcTTGACCTCTTGTTCTTTTATGTACTATGTAGCAGTTTTTAACTTCTGGTTTACAAATCTCCCATGTGCTTTCCTCCTAACTCAGTTGATGTGGAAACAGATACTTCACTGCACCGTCAACAGACACTGAAAAGACTCAACAAGATGCCCTGTTCAGAAAGATTCTAGATGAGTCGTTAACATTCCATTTTTGGAACAGCTTGACATCTCCTCTCATTCCAGAGCCAGAGAGCGTTGCAGCCAGGCTTATTGACCACTCTTGTATCCGATGCACTGATGTGTTGTGAGTTAACATAAATACTCTGGTCAATACTGAAAGGGCCGGATAACATTGCAGGCTTATCAAGTTTTCACTCCCGCCGATATTTAGGGGATAAGTATTTAACCTGTATTGGTGATCTGTCTGTTGAGGACATGAAAGCGCAAGCTCGTTCATGTAGTTGTAAGATCGTGTATCTTCTCTGTATGCTCATGAAAAGATAGGGTTCGTTACTTTGTGAAATGCTGGTGGAATCTCTGCTGTATCTTGGAAAATCTTTTTTACTCAAGTTAGTTTCTTAGGCGGCTCTTAGTCTGTGTCATTCATCTTCCGAGTATCAAGTATCTCCGGTTAAGGGTTTGATTGCAACGTTGGTTCGGCCAACTGTTCACCTGTATTGAAGAGATTATTTGTTAATAGTTTACATGGAAATATAGAAAGATGTCTTATTCTTTGTTATAtatgcctctctctctctctctctctctctctctctctctacaatgtACGTAATCTTATTTATTCATGTGACGCTACAATTGCAAATAGTTCCATTACATAAAAAGGCAACCTATAAATAGAAGAAGCAAAGCATGAAAGTGCTTTTGTCTAGTCTCCTTTAAAACTGCTAATAATTCCCAACAAATCAAGCAGGCCAAATCCCTAATCCCTTTACCAGTAGGGCCACCCACCCTTTTGATTCATTAGattacatctctctctctctctctctctctaccgcCTCTGACCTCAAAAGCAAGAAAGAGATCCATAAGTACTTTTGCACAAAAGCAGTAAGCAGCTGTTAACCACAGTTCGTTCCTCCTCCTAGTCCATAGCATTGGGACCAAAGCATCTTCTTTTCACAGGGTTCCAAATCCACTGTACCAGAAACTTCCTTCCTTTCACCCCATTCACATTGAACCCATTTCCCCATTTGTCCTTTGAAACAACCCCTACATACCCTCCACCCCCACCACTCCCATACACCCCCATACACAAGTCTGCAATTTCTGTCGGTGCTGTCGGATCATCACCTGCGTACCACGCATTCACAAGCGGGTTACTCGATACCTCCGCTAGCTCATGAGCTATCACACTTATCATCCCATCAGCGCCCGCGTCCCCATTGGGCGCGCGCATAATGTTGTTGCCTCCAGGTGTGCCTGGTGGCGGCCGGCCTGAATACTTGGGCCAGGCAAAAGGGTAGGCGCAGACGCCCGGACACTGACTCCCGCTATAACCCACCCATGCATACGGCACAGTCACACCAACTAGGGTTGGAAATGTGAAGTAGTGAAAACCACAAACCGCCCTGCAGAAGTCTTGAACCCTAACATCAGAAGAGCTCAAAATTAAGTAGACCCCGTTTCTCGGGTTGAGAGGCAAGGCTCCTGGATGCGAAGTGACGGCATTTTTTATGATGGACTGCATCGAAAGGCGGCTGAGATAGCTTCCATGGGAGTAGGAAGAATCGTAAAACTCGCCGGAGAGAGCAATGGTTCTAGTGATGTTTGAGCCAGTCTGGTCAGTGTAGAGCCTCACAGTGCTCCACCAATCGGCAACAGAAGGGTACGGGgcaggagaagagagagagtagagGAAGTCTCTAACGGTGGATTGGTGATTAGGGTTCCACTGGCCATACCATATAACATAAAGGTTGATAGGAGAAGCAAGGACAGGACCCATGTGGTACTGAAGGTCCACCAGATCAGATGAACCCTCGTAGTTTTTGGCCTGGTTGAATTGTCTGTTTTGGCTCCATGAATATTGAGCCAAAGTTGTGGAGAAAAAGagggaagagaggaagaagaaagtgcAAAGTTGCAGGTTTTGCATCTTTAATGGTATGTGGTGTTTGTGGGTGGTGAGAGTGGGAGGTTCTTATAGATAGAGAAAGTTGAAACCAATGAAAGTAAATAATGGGGTGGGTGGTGATGAGCAGTTTTTTGCATGTTTGCATAATTTCAAGGTCTTGTCTACTTTTTAATGATAACTATGCTGttcacattttcttttctttatgggAGCCTTtttctcttatttattttttacaatagAATCTAAGAAATTAATGAAGAATTGTTGCTTAATTACGATTTAGTGGTATTTCTTTAcctttgtaagtgagagattttatgTTTGATTTTTACAAATGCAactttaaaccacattattatgactAGCTCAATGTGAGGCTTAGCCTACTCTAGAATTAAGTAacataaataaatgaataataaGGAGTTTTGTATTCTATAGTTTGGGTTTTAAGTGTTTCTTACTAACATGATTAGGTTTAAgagactaattaattaaataaaaagaactCTCTAATATTCTTATTCCCATATTAATTAGAATAAAGGTGCTATACTAATCAACGTGTTTATGTATAAAGCCTACACTTAGGGTAGAAGATTGGGATCGTAAAAGAATCTGTTTGTTTGTCCCCAAAACAGTTATTATGGCACTAATTTTTATATAtgattctctctttctcttag
This genomic interval from Malus domestica chromosome 05, GDT2T_hap1 contains the following:
- the LOC103419780 gene encoding protein EXORDIUM-like 7; the encoded protein is MQNLQLCTFFFLSSLFFSTTLAQYSWSQNRQFNQAKNYEGSSDLVDLQYHMGPVLASPINLYVIWYGQWNPNHQSTVRDFLYSLSSPAPYPSVADWWSTVRLYTDQTGSNITRTIALSGEFYDSSYSHGSYLSRLSMQSIIKNAVTSHPGALPLNPRNGVYLILSSSDVRVQDFCRAVCGFHYFTFPTLVGVTVPYAWVGYSGSQCPGVCAYPFAWPKYSGRPPPGTPGGNNIMRAPNGDAGADGMISVIAHELAEVSSNPLVNAWYAGDDPTAPTEIADLCMGVYGSGGGGGYVGVVSKDKWGNGFNVNGVKGRKFLVQWIWNPVKRRCFGPNAMD